One Granulicella sp. 5B5 DNA window includes the following coding sequences:
- a CDS encoding transposase, producing the protein MLNTMHRAPQELRTYFLTIVTAQRRRLFQVTATAELMRDTLFHYRDEGKYALHAYVVMPDHIHLCLTPAPDISLEKSMQFIKGGFSFRLKSKLDVWMRGYNEAQIRTPEKFSACRRYIEDNPVRKHLCEAPLLYLYSSADDLRIDPAPEHLRG; encoded by the coding sequence ATGCTGAACACCATGCACCGTGCCCCCCAAGAGCTACGCACTTATTTCCTCACTATCGTCACCGCCCAACGCCGCCGCCTGTTCCAAGTCACTGCCACCGCAGAGCTCATGCGCGACACCCTCTTCCATTACCGCGACGAGGGCAAGTATGCACTCCACGCCTACGTCGTTATGCCGGACCATATCCATCTCTGCCTAACGCCTGCTCCGGACATCTCCCTCGAAAAGTCAATGCAATTCATCAAGGGCGGCTTTTCCTTTCGACTAAAGAGCAAACTCGATGTCTGGATGCGTGGCTACAACGAAGCCCAGATTCGTACTCCTGAAAAATTTTCGGCTTGCCGCCGCTATATCGAAGACAACCCTGTCCGCAAACATCTTTGCGAAGCGCCTCTTCTATACCTGTATTCGTCGGCCGATGATCTACGCATTGATCCTGCACCCGAACACCTCCGGGGCTAA
- a CDS encoding OmpH family outer membrane protein: MKRIFVFATALAAGLATSTLAAQAPAAAPAAAAVAPQAVPAKIAIIAFEEAVVRTNEGQRAVADIQKKYEPKKSQIDTQAKEVDTLKAQLQALPANAPDDQRATLIKNIDTKEKNLQRDAEDAQNSYQSDLQEAYGKVAQKVGGEAVKYVQANGFTLLLNVGGNQQAANPVLWALPETDITQAVVNAYNKVSGIAAPPPSAPVPARRPATPPSK, encoded by the coding sequence ATGAAGCGCATCTTTGTATTTGCTACGGCGTTGGCCGCAGGCCTCGCTACGTCCACCCTCGCAGCTCAGGCTCCGGCTGCAGCACCTGCCGCGGCCGCTGTTGCTCCCCAGGCTGTACCCGCCAAGATCGCCATCATCGCCTTTGAGGAGGCGGTGGTCCGCACCAATGAAGGCCAGCGAGCTGTGGCCGACATCCAGAAGAAGTACGAGCCGAAGAAGAGCCAGATCGATACGCAGGCCAAGGAAGTGGATACGCTGAAGGCGCAGCTGCAGGCGCTGCCGGCGAACGCTCCCGACGACCAGCGCGCGACGCTGATCAAGAACATCGACACTAAGGAGAAGAACCTGCAGCGCGATGCGGAAGATGCGCAGAACTCCTACCAGAGCGACTTGCAGGAAGCGTACGGCAAGGTGGCGCAGAAGGTCGGTGGCGAGGCTGTGAAGTATGTGCAGGCCAACGGCTTTACGCTGCTGCTGAACGTGGGCGGCAACCAGCAGGCCGCCAACCCCGTCCTGTGGGCGCTGCCGGAGACGGACATCACGCAGGCTGTGGTGAATGCGTACAACAAGGTGTCCGGCATTGCGGCCCCGCCGCCGTCGGCCCCGGTGCCAGCGCGCCGCCCGGCCACGCCGCCCTCCAAGTAA
- a CDS encoding acyltransferase, with translation MLSSEQPKPVVRRMDGVDILRGVSILSVILLHFWIRMHDGKVSLLQFPWMPERLFDFLFRNGDEGVTVFFAISGFLITLTSLRRFGSLGAMQPGRFYRIRFARIAPLLLLELAVLSVLHLARVPGFVIPAKVATLPRALFAALTFHLNWLEGMHGYLAANWDVLWSLSVEEMFYLFFPLVCVALLHRRRGRPVFIALLLAFVAMGPFARTIWTAGHPIWREKSYLGGMDAIALGCLTALLADWLWRRGSGRQTLALAVALQVVGAAMMLLIAVWPPWHFMRFIAHTGLYNTVLPVGTCLVMLGAGLHGAGPHSAKGSLWTAPVRWFGRHSYEVYLTHEFLVIGFTALYFKWHRGPLGLWLAALLLGCAVLGWVTARFFSEPMNRRLRGAAPPK, from the coding sequence GTGCTTTCCAGTGAACAGCCCAAGCCTGTAGTGCGCCGCATGGATGGTGTCGACATCCTGCGCGGCGTCTCGATCCTGTCGGTGATCCTGCTGCACTTCTGGATACGGATGCACGATGGCAAGGTGTCGCTGTTGCAGTTTCCGTGGATGCCGGAGCGGCTGTTCGACTTCCTGTTCAGAAACGGCGACGAAGGCGTTACGGTCTTCTTCGCGATCTCGGGCTTCCTGATTACGCTGACCTCGCTGCGACGCTTCGGATCGCTGGGTGCGATGCAGCCGGGGCGCTTCTATCGCATACGGTTTGCGAGGATTGCTCCGCTGCTGCTGTTAGAGCTGGCGGTGCTGAGTGTGCTGCACCTGGCGCGCGTGCCGGGGTTTGTCATCCCGGCTAAGGTGGCGACGCTGCCGCGCGCACTGTTTGCGGCGCTGACGTTTCATCTGAACTGGCTCGAAGGCATGCACGGCTACCTGGCAGCTAACTGGGACGTGCTGTGGTCGCTCTCGGTGGAGGAGATGTTCTACCTCTTCTTCCCGCTGGTGTGCGTGGCACTGTTGCACCGGCGGCGCGGGCGGCCGGTCTTCATTGCGCTGCTGTTGGCGTTCGTTGCGATGGGGCCGTTCGCGCGGACGATCTGGACGGCGGGGCATCCGATATGGCGCGAGAAGTCGTACCTCGGCGGCATGGATGCGATTGCGCTGGGATGCCTGACGGCTCTGCTGGCCGACTGGCTGTGGCGGCGCGGGAGTGGCAGGCAGACCCTTGCGCTCGCCGTTGCGTTGCAGGTGGTGGGCGCTGCGATGATGCTGCTGATCGCGGTGTGGCCGCCGTGGCACTTCATGCGGTTCATCGCGCACACTGGGCTTTACAACACGGTTCTGCCGGTGGGCACGTGCCTGGTGATGCTGGGTGCGGGATTGCATGGAGCCGGTCCGCATAGTGCCAAGGGCAGCCTGTGGACGGCGCCGGTGCGCTGGTTCGGAAGACACAGCTATGAGGTGTATCTGACGCACGAGTTTCTGGTGATCGGCTTCACGGCGCTGTACTTCAAGTGGCACCGCGGGCCGCTGGGCTTATGGCTGGCCGCGCTACTGCTAGGCTGCGCGGTTCTGGGCTGGGTGACGGCGAGGTTCTTCTCCGAGCCGATGAACCGCAGACTGCGTGGAGCAGCGCCACCAAAGTAG